One window of the Thermoleophilaceae bacterium genome contains the following:
- a CDS encoding sugar porter family MFS transporter — protein sequence MVVCEAAAAANVCERCSGGRQALVEFLKEAFSGRNRFVLRLAIIAALGGFLFGYDTGVISGAQLFITQDLHASTFEQQAFVGALLIGAVLGAILSGYSADALSRRRTKIISGTIYVVGALGSAFAQTSWELIGARLVLGIAVGTASFVAPMYISELAPKKIRGGVTSFNQLMVVSGILVAYIADWALKGVSNNWRWMLGIAALPGLALAIGMFFQPYSPRWLMENGREDEARKVLRRARESDEEVDEEIGDIKEAAEEEGGIRELWGPAVRPMVVVGLVLAIAQQFIGVNTVIYYAPTILKFTGLGNGSAITQALSVGITNLVFTIIAVLILDKVGRRPLLITGTIGCIVSLIVLGIFFASSSLQNSVSWLALVCLIVYIASFAIGLGPVFWLMISEIFPLKVRSPAMSVSTVGNWTSNFLVSSFFLTLTTAITRQGTFWLYAGFGVLALVFFMVRVPETKDRSLEEIGRELGSEQTAAQAR from the coding sequence ATGGTCGTTTGCGAAGCGGCGGCCGCGGCAAACGTGTGCGAGCGCTGCTCCGGGGGTAGACAGGCGCTCGTGGAGTTCCTGAAGGAAGCCTTCAGCGGGCGGAATCGGTTCGTCCTGAGGCTCGCGATAATCGCGGCGCTCGGTGGTTTCCTGTTCGGATACGACACCGGGGTCATCTCAGGCGCGCAGCTGTTCATCACGCAGGACCTGCACGCCAGCACCTTCGAGCAGCAGGCATTCGTCGGCGCTCTCCTGATCGGGGCGGTGCTCGGCGCGATCCTCTCCGGCTACTCGGCGGACGCGCTGTCGCGCCGCCGCACGAAGATCATCTCCGGAACGATCTACGTGGTCGGCGCGCTCGGTTCCGCGTTCGCGCAGACCTCGTGGGAGCTGATCGGCGCGCGCCTCGTGCTCGGCATCGCCGTGGGCACCGCCTCGTTCGTCGCGCCCATGTACATCTCCGAGCTCGCCCCGAAGAAGATCCGCGGCGGCGTGACGTCCTTCAACCAGCTGATGGTCGTCAGCGGCATCCTCGTCGCGTACATCGCGGACTGGGCGCTCAAGGGCGTGTCGAACAACTGGCGCTGGATGCTCGGCATCGCTGCCCTGCCCGGCCTCGCGCTCGCGATAGGCATGTTCTTCCAGCCCTATTCGCCGCGCTGGCTGATGGAGAACGGCCGCGAGGACGAGGCCCGCAAGGTGCTCCGGCGCGCGCGGGAGTCGGACGAAGAGGTGGACGAGGAGATCGGCGATATCAAGGAGGCGGCCGAGGAAGAAGGCGGCATTCGCGAGCTCTGGGGGCCGGCGGTGCGGCCGATGGTGGTGGTGGGCCTCGTGCTCGCCATCGCGCAGCAGTTCATCGGCGTGAACACCGTCATCTACTACGCGCCAACCATCCTCAAGTTCACCGGGCTCGGCAACGGAAGCGCGATCACGCAGGCGCTGTCGGTGGGCATCACCAACCTGGTGTTCACGATCATCGCTGTGCTCATCCTCGACAAGGTGGGACGGCGGCCACTGCTGATCACCGGCACGATCGGCTGCATCGTCTCGCTGATCGTGCTCGGCATCTTCTTCGCGAGCAGCTCGCTGCAGAACAGCGTGTCGTGGCTGGCGCTCGTGTGCCTGATCGTCTACATAGCGTCGTTCGCCATCGGCCTCGGCCCCGTGTTCTGGCTGATGATCTCGGAAATCTTCCCGCTCAAGGTGCGCAGCCCCGCGATGAGCGTCTCGACGGTGGGCAACTGGACGTCGAACTTCCTCGTGTCGTCGTTCTTCCTAACCCTCACGACCGCGATCACGCGCCAGGGCACGTTCTGGCTGTACGCGGGCTTCGGAGTGCTGGCGCTCGTGTTCTTCATGGTCCGAGTGCCTGAGACGAAGGACCGCAGCCTCGAGGAGATCGGGCGCGAGCTGGGCAGCGAGCAGACGGCCGCCCAGGCCAGGTAG